One window from the genome of Solea solea chromosome 2, fSolSol10.1, whole genome shotgun sequence encodes:
- the LOC131455647 gene encoding sterol 26-hydroxylase, mitochondrial, translated as MLRKRLLDFALRLNRRQLHEGIQGATAGLKPVTCQENHLHRRYVSTNATVAGTNTSTSACSNKHSANPTEVHNGVKHMDELHGPSLMTNFNWMFLKGYMDKTHLMQIEHKKIYGPIWKSKYGPLVVVNVADADLIQQVMRQEGKYPVRTNMFHWRRHREDSNQAYGPLSEFGFKWQEIRSNLNPRLMKPKYVTSYTDRLNDVITDYLNKMDGMREPNGQGVMVNDMAEELYRFAFEAISSVLFEKRLGCLSSVIPEETQKFITSVGETFRLSQSVIIIPMFLWPYARPWKDFITHNNYLFEFAGNMVQSKIDEIQEKANSEQVLDSAYLTHLLLSDKMTPKGIIGSITEVLLGGVDTSSNTLAWCLYHLAKRPEIQERLYQEVIRVCPGDEIPTSDDVGRMLFLKAAIKETLRMYPVVPGNARVNVEKEIVVGGYSFPKDTLFHLCHYATSYDENIFPDPHTFHPERWLRGDNYKQHPVASIPFGFGVRACIGRRVAELEMYLFMSRLLKRFEVRPDPAGKTVTSICRTLLCPGQPIRLQFVDRRVK; from the exons ATGTTGAGAAAGCGTCTGCTCGACTTCGCTTTGCGACTCAACCGACGACAACTACATGAAGGGATTCAGGGGGCGACCGCGGGACTCAAGCCGGTTACTTGTCAGGAAAACCACCTCCACCGCCGGTATGTTTCCACCAACGCAACCGTGGCCggcaccaacaccagcaccagcGCCTGCAGCAACAAACACTCCGCCAACCCGACGGAGGTTCATAACGGAGTGAAACATATGGACGAATTACACGGACCGAGTTTAATGACGAATTTCAACTGGATGTTTTTGAAGGGTTATATGGACAAAACGCACTTAATGCAA attgAGCACAAGAAGATCTATGGCCCAATATGGAAATCAAAGTACGGCCCTTTGGTTGTGGTGAACGTGGCCGATGCTGACCTGATACAACAGGTTATGAGGCAGGAGGGGAAATACCCAGTCCGGACGAACATGTTTCACTGGAGGAGGCACAGGGAGGACAGCAACCAGGCCTATGGACCCCTGTCAGA gtttgggTTCAAGTGGCAGGAAATACGCAGTAACCTGAACCCAAGGCTCATGAAGCCCAAATATGTTACCTCCTACACTGACAGACTGAATGACGTGATAACAGACTACCTCAACAAAATGGACGGGATGAGGGAACCCAATGGCCAgggagtgatggtcaatgacaTGGCTGAAGAACTCTACAGATTTGCTTTTGAAG ccATCTCTTCAGTGTTGTTTGAGAAACGCCTGGGCTGCTTGAGCAGTGTTATACCGGAGGAAACCCAAAAGTTCATCACCTCTGTGGGAGAAACATTTCGTCTCTCTCAATCTGTTATCATCATCCCCATGTTTCTTTGGCCTTATGCACGTCCTTGGAAAGACTTTATAACACACAACAATTACCTCTTTGAATTTG CTGGAAATATGGTGCAGAGCAAGATTGATGAAATCCAGGAGAAGGCCAACTCCGAGCAGGTCTTGGACAGTGCCTACCTCACACACCTGCTGCTCTCTGATAAGATGACGCCCAAAGGGATTATTGGCAGTATCACTGAAGTCTTGCTGGGAGGAGTCGACACA TCCTCAAACACTCTCGCGTGGTGTCTTTACCACTTGGCAAAACGGCCAGAGATCCAAGAACGGTTATACCAGGAAGTGATAAGGGTTTGCCCTGGAGATGAGATACCAACAAGTGATGATGTCGGCCGCATGCTTTTCCTGAAGGCCGCCATCAAAGAGACACTACG GATGTATCCAGTCGTACCCGGAAATGCCCGTGTCAATGTTGAAAAGGAAATCGTGGTCGGAGGATACAGCTTCCCCAAAGAT ACGCTATTTCACCTGTGCCATTACGCTACGTCCTATGATGAGAACATATTCCCTGACCCTCACACATTCCATCCGGAGCGATGGCTCAGAGGAGACAACTACAAGCAGCACCCCGTCGCTTCAATTCCGTTTGGTTTCGGTGTCCGGGCATGTATTGGCCGACGGGTGGCTGAACTTGAGATGTATCTCTTCATGTCCAGG ctgtTGAAGCGCTTCGAGGTGAGACCAGACCCTGCTGGAAAGACTGTGACGTCCATCTGCAGAACCTTGCTTTGTCCTGGTCAACCAATTCGTTTGCAGTTTGTGGACAGACGAGTCAAGTAG
- the eaf2 gene encoding ELL-associated factor 2 codes for MNGTAYSNFDNQEHVLKLGETFEKHPKSAYHTVRYDFKPASIDTTCEGELEVGKGEQVTITLPNLEGSSAPVTVFKGSKRPYMKECILIVNHDTGEYRLEKLNSNIAVKKTRAEGSSKIHSRIEQQTSRLSQQMRSNNHSSSSSSNKTSASSKSSPPKEKTSPASPMDDIERELMAEAQVMDQLSSSNSSSDSNSSSSSSSGDSSSSDSEDERAPAPPSAPANHSMPIINTSIHRQESGGHRQESGGHRQESGGHRQESGGHRQESGGHRQESGGHRQESGGLMNTLKNDLQLSESGSESD; via the exons ATGAATGGGACGGCTTACTCCAACTTTGACAATCAAGAACATGTCTTGAAATTGGGAGAGACGTTTGAGAAACACCCCAAAAGTGCCTACCACACAGTGCGAT ATGACTTCAAACCAGCCTCAATCGACACAACATGTGAAGGGGAACTTGAAGTGGGAAAGGGAGAGCAAGTCACGATTACTTTACCCAATTTAGAG GGTTCCAGTGCTCCCGTAACAGTCTTCAAGGGTTCTAAGAGGCCGTACATGAAAGAGTGCATCCTGATTGTGAACCATGACACTGGAGAAtacagactggaaaaactcaaCAGCAATATAGCTGTGAAGAAGACCAG AGCCGAAGGCAGCAGCAAGATCCACTCTCGCATCGAGCAACAGACAAGTCGTCTGAGCCAGCAGATGAGGAGCAACAaccacagtagcagcagcagcagtaacaagaCCTCAGCCAGTTCCAAGAGTTCTCCTCCCAAAGAGAAGACATCCCCAGCTTCCCCCATGGATGACATTGAGAGAG AACTAATGGCAGAGGCACAGGTCATGGATcagctgagcagcagcaacagctccTCAGACTCCAACAGCTCCTCGTCCTCCAGCAGCGGTGACAGCTCCAGCAGTGATTCAGAGGACGAACGCGCACCGGCGCCACCCTCGGCTCCAGCCAACCACAGCATGCCAATCATCAACACCAGCATCCACCGCCAGGAGAGTGGGGGCCACCGCCAGGAGAGTGGGGGCCACCGCCAGGAGAGTGGGGGCCACCGTCAGGAGAGTGGGGGCCACCGTCAGGAGAGTGGGGGCCACCGCCAGGAGAGTGGGGGCCACCGCCAGGAGAGCGGAGGACTCATGAACACACTCA AGAATGACCTTCAGCTGAGCGAATCCGGTAGTGAAAGTGACTGA